The sequence below is a genomic window from Rudanella lutea DSM 19387.
CTTCGACCGGTTGGCCAGCACCAGACCTGTTACGTTATGATTGCCAAAGTTGCGCAGGTATTCCAGCTTGAGCTGCGTGTACGAACGGCCGTCGCTCGGGTTGCGGCTTGAGGTGTTGCTCAGCGTCTGATCGGAGTCGTATTTGTTGCCCCGCTTGTAAATGCCGGTGTAGATGGCCGGGTTGCGGTACACATCAATACCGGCGTCGGGTTGGAGTGTCGCGTAACCGGGGTACACGCGGTAGCCTTCCGAGTACGTGTTTACCTGCCGGTACACCCAGATGCCTTCGGAGGCATCGTAGCCAAACAGACCTTCAACTTTAAGGCCCGGCGTGATAAAATCGAGGTGGCGGCCCAGCACAAACGACCCGTTGAGGTAGGTGTTTTTCTCGTTCAGGAAACCCGTGCGGCTCAATTCGCCGAGCATGTTGAAGCGGTAAATCTGGTCGCCGAAGAGCATTCCAAGCGGGTTGTTGACCACCGACCGGCCATTGGCGGGGTTATCGTTGGCGGGCAACACAATGGGCAGATACGGCGGCTGGGTGTTGGCAATCTCGACAATGCGAGAGGCTGTGGTTCCCGGCGCGGTGCGGTCGGTGATGCGGGCCGCGAGATCGAGCCGGGCGTAAAAATCCTTCGTAATGTCGATGTCGATATTCGAGCGGAAGTTGTACCGCTTAAATACGGCCTGGGTGTTGTAGTTGCTCAGGTCGGTATGCTGGTAGTTGCCATCCTGCCGGAAGTAGTTGGCCAGCACAAAGTAGCGAGCCTTACCCGACCCTCCACTGATGTTGAGGCTGTGGTCCTGCTGCTTACCGGGCTTGAAGGCGTAATCGAAATAGTCCCAGTTATAGCCGTTACCGTCGGAGTTGTCGCCCACGGCATTCCGAAATTTCTGGATAGCCTGATCCGAAAACAGGTTGAGCGTGGCCGGGTTAACACCCGGATTGTTGTTCACGATGGCCTCGTTGTAGAGCGTGGCATAATCAGCCGAGCCGAGGTAGTTTGGGAACTTAACGGGCTGGTTTACACCCATCGAGGTTTTGAAATTGACCAGAGCCCGGTCCTGCACTTTGCCGCGCTTAGTCGTAATCAGGATTACCCCGTTGGCCCCCCGCACCCCAAACGGAGCCGTCGACGAGGCATCTTTCAGAATCGTAAACGTTTCAATTTCCGACGGGGCCAGGTAGTCCATGCTGCGCTCCAGTCCGTCGATAATCACGATAGGGGCCTGATTGCCGTAGGTACCCAACCCCCGAATATATACGTTGCTTCGGTCGACACCCGGCTCACCCCCGTTGAACTGGTTGGCAAACAAACCTGGCAAGCGTCCGGCGAGGGCGTTAGTGAGGTTGGCCGTGGGGCTTTGCTCCAGGTCGCGGGTCGAGATGGTCGCCAGCGAACCCGTGAGGGTGGCCTTGCGCTGCGTACCGAAACCTACTACCACCACTTCGTTCAGGGTCTGGTTGTCGGGTTGTAGGGTCACGGTCAGGTTGGATTGCGAACCAATCGTAACCTCCTGTTTTTGGTATCCCAGAAAGCTGAAAACCAGAATGGTACTGGCGTTCGGCACGTCGATTTTGTAGCTACCGGTAGCGTCGGTGTTGGTACCGCGGGTGGTGCCTTTCACCACGACGCTCACGCCGGGCAGGCCCACGCCTTTTTCGTCGAACACCTTACCGGTCACCGTAATATCGGCTGCGGCAAGTGGTTGTTCGAGGCCGGTGGGGGGCAGGCTCGGCAGGAGTTTGGGCTCCGGCCGGGAGAAAATAATTTGCCGCCCCGACACTTCAAACTGGATGTTGCGCGGTTTGAGCAGCCGGTTCAGGACGTCTTCCAGGCGTTCGTTGCGGGCTACGAGCGTGATCTTTTCGTCGGCCCGAATCACCTTCGAGTTAAACACAAACTTGACGCCGGCTGCCTGGCTGATCTCGACAAACGCCCGCTTCATGGGTGTCTGTTCCAGACTGATGCTGATGCGCTGTTCGAGCAGCTCCTGCACGGCGCTACTGGCCAAATGACTCCCGGCCATCAGCAGCAAGGCCATGAAAACCCGTAGGGCTGTCATTCGGGTAGAGGTGTAAACCTGTTTCATACGCGGAAAAGAGTGGAAATAAGGAACGTTTTAGGTTGGTTGTACGGAATTAAAGGGAGGTTGATGGAGGGTCTTTTATCGGCACCCGCGCGACTGAATGATGATCTTACCGTCGATCACTTCGTAGCGCGCTTCAATGCCTTTGCAAATGATAGTCAGCTTGTTGTTCAGGCTCTCGTCGGCCAGCGAGGCCGTGAGGGCGCAGTTTTGCAGCACATCCGAATCGTAAATGATGTCGATACCATACGCTTTCTCGACGCGCTGAAGCACCTGCTCGACCGGTGTTTCGTCGAACTCGAAATTGTCGGCGGTCATTTCCCGATCAATCACTACGGGCTGATCGGCGAGTTTTTTCTGGAACGAGGTCGTTTCCCGCGAGAACTGAGCCTGCTGGTTGGGCGTCAGCGAAATCACCCGTCGGTCGATGCGCTTGTTGTTGCCCGAGGTCAGGTCGTGTCGGGTGTACACCGATACTTTGCCGGTGCGAACGGTCACGGTCAGGTCGCGCTTGCCGGGGTAGGCCGACACCCGGAAACTCGTGCCGAGTACGCGCGTCACAATGGCGTCGGAGTAGACCCGAAACGGGCGTTTGGGGTTTTTGACCACCGTAAAGAATGCTTCGCCTTCCAGCGTCACGTCGCGGGTGGTATCGTCGAAGGCGGGTGTATACCGTAGCGTCGACCGGGGCGACAACATCACCTCGCTGCCGTCGGGCAGAATGATTTGCAGGGCGCGGTTGGTTTTATTGGTGAAAAACGAGTCGCCCTCGGCGGTTTGCCCGGTTTGCAACGACCGGTGGGCCGTCGGCTGCGGACTGCGTAGGCCAAACCACCAGCCCAAACCCAGCAGGAGCACCACCGCGGCTGCACTGGCCCAAGCCATAACCGGCCGAAACCGGTACACCCGTGTCGGTTGCGGCTCCGATTGCCCACCAATCCGCCCCAGCATCTGTGCTACGTCGTGTTCGATCTGAGACTGGCTGACGTCCGGTTGCAGTTCCGAAAGACTGAGAACGATTTGCCGGGCCAGCAGCACATCGGCCCGTCGCTCAGGATGAGCCGCGAGCCATTCCTGCCAGAACGCATCCTGCCGGGGCGTAGGTGCAGTCACCCACGACCGGAAAGCCGGGTCGAACGTAAAATCGTCAACAGAGAAGGTAGAATAATCGGGCATAGGATAGGCGTTCATATCCCGTTAGGGGAAACGCCTGTGCAGATACTGCCTTTTTTCTGAAATTTTTTTGGGAGGGGAGGCTGAACTGGTTTTTTCAAGAACGCCCCAATCGCTCAATTACTCAACAAAAGCAGCCACAGCAGCCAAAATTGGTCGGAAGTGACCTGCCGCCGGATAAACCGGAATGCTTCCTGAAACAGGTTCGAAACGGATTGTTCCGAAATACCCATGATTTGGGCAATGGCGGCCCGGTCCATGTTATCAAAAAACCGGAGGTAGATAGCCTCACGCGAGCGCCGGGGTAGCTCGTCGAGTAGCTGCCGGATGCGGGCGTTGCTCAATTGACCCGTTTCCTGTTCGATGAGCCGGTCTTCGGGCGAAAAGGAAGACTCGGTTGCGGCTTCATCGGTAGAAAGCAGGAGCGTGAATCGGCTTTCGTGCAGATAGGTCTGGTGCAGGAGCCGACGCAGCACCGTCATGAGGTAGGGCTTCACCTGCCCGCCCGCGAGCGACCGGAGGGTATCGCGCCGGTTCCAAAGCTCGACAAAGGTATCCTGGATACAATCGCGGATATTGTCAGTGTTGCGGGTAAACCGGCTCCCGTAGTGCAGCAGGGCGGGGTAATGCGCCGACATCAACTGGCCCAATGCCGTGGTGTCTCCGCGCTGAAAGCGGTGCCACAAAAGAGCATCATCTACGAAGTTGGCCGTCGACATAGGGCAGAGGGAGACTAAAACGCTCCAAAATATGAACTTGTTCGGAATAAATAGGCTAATTTATATAGTATCTGCCCCCATTCTTATACAACGGGCCAAATCGATTAAGCCAAACAGCTTCTCAGGCCTGAATCACGATGCCGTATTTCCGCAACAGTCCCGGCACACCGGTAAGATTAAATTGCGCTTTGGTCAGCGTATTGGCCTCCAGATCGATGGTGTAATGCCGGGCTGTGCGTAAGTCGGCTTTGGTGAGGTTGGTTCGCTCGAAATGGGCGTTGGTCAGGTCGCAGTCGTCAAAAACGGCGAGGGTCAGGTCGGTTCCTTCAAAGTCAACGTTTTTGAGCGAGCAGCCCGTAAATACGGTTTTCTTCAGCTTTTTGCCCCAGAAAATAGAGTAATCGAGAGTACATTTCACAAAGGCCACCTCAAACAGAAAATCGCCCGCTTCGCTGAAATGCACACCCATAAGTGCACATTGCTCAAACCGCACCGGTTTCAGCGCGGCTTCTTTCAGTTTTACCGCCGACCAGGTGCAGCCCACAAACGTACAATCGACAAACTCCACTTGCCGCAGATCCGTCTCTATAAACTGGCAACCCCGAAACAGGCAGTCGATGTACTCAGCCGGGCCGAGTGTACGGCCGCTAAAATCTTCGTTGGTAAAGGTAAAAGAGTCGAAGGTTTCGGGGTTCATACCGGTGCATCCTGAGTTAGACTGAAATGGGTAATGAATAATGTAGAATGGATAATGTATAGTGTAGAATGGATAATGAAAAATGAATAATGTATAGTGTAGGATGAATAACGAATGGGTTGATAATCAATAAAAACCTCATTTTTCGTCATCCATTATCCATTTTTCATTCTTCACTCAACCATTCTCTATTCGGTGTAGTCGAGATTCTTGCCGAAGGTTTCTTCCAGCGCCGACAACGCCCAGAACGCCAGCACAAAACCGATGGCTCCTACTACGGCTCCGGCCCCAATAACCCCGATTTGCGGTTTGAGCATCTGAAAGGCCGGGATACTCAGCAGGGTGGTAGCCCGTACGTTGTTGGCGACGGAGGTGGTGGCCGTAGCCCGAAGGTTGGTGCCGAAACTCTCGGCCGTAATGGTCAGAAACATGGCGATGTAGCCAATGCCAAAGCCCAGTCCCAAACACACCAGATAGAACGTCTGCGCGGTTTGAATGCCACCGTATAGGTAAACGAGGCAGAAAAGCAGGGTGAGGCCCATCATCAGGCCCACCGCCTTTTTGCGCGACCGAAGCCACTGACTCAGAAACCCGCTGAACAAATCACCGATAACCATGCCGATGTAGGTGTACATGACGCACCGGCCGGCCTGAATCTCGTCGGTAATGCCCAGTGCCTTACCAAACTCGTTACCAAACGTAGCCAGCAACCCAATCACAAAGTAGGTTGGTAGCGAAATACCCATGCATAACACGTAGCGGGTAAACCGGTTACGGTCGGTAAAAAACGCGCTGAAACTGCCCCGTCGGCGGGTAGCGCCCTCCACCATGCGCTTGTACATGCCCGATTCGAGCACGCTCACCCGCAAGAGTAGCAACCCCAGCCCCAGCCCACCCCCGATGAAATAGGTGGTGCGCCAGTCGAACAGCTGCACGGTCAGGAAAGCCACCACGGCCCCCAGCAGGCCCACGCTCGCTACAATCGACGAGCCGTAGCCCCGCAACTCTTTGGGCAAAATCTCGCTCACGAGCGTGATACCCGCGCCCAGCTCACCGGCCAGGCCCAGCCCGGCCACAAACCGCAACCAGGCGTATGTGCTCGGGTCTTCTACAAAGCCACAGGCAATGTTGGCGAGCGAATACGTCAGAATACTTCCAAACAACACCGACAACCGGCCGCGTTTGTCGCCCAGAATGCCCCACAAAATGCCCCCGATAAGCAAACCCGCCTGTTGGTAATTGTAGATGCTACCGCCCATGAGCGACACCCCCCGTTCATCGAGGCCGAGGTCTTTCAGGCTGGGTACCCGGACAATATTGAAGAGCAGCAGGTCGTACACATCGACAAAATAGCCCAGCGCAGCCACCCAAACGGGCAGGGTAAACAGCGGCCGGAGCGAGGTAGCGGGAGCATTAAGCGTAGAGGAATGCATAAGGTCGGAATCGGAAAGTCAATCTTACGGCTTTTTGGGCAATACTCGTTGTGAATAATGGGTGAAATCGGGCAACTGGTTCGTGATTCTCAATCTTAACCGGCGTGTCAGTAAGGGGCCTGGAACCGGAGCTTGCCACCGGGTGCAACCACCGAAAGACGAAAGCCGGTAGATGGCGTCAAAATACCCAATTAGACTGAGTAAAAAGGGGGATTGTGCCTCCCTTTAGGCATATAACCTAATTGGACTTGATGAAACGCAGACAATTTGTGGCCTCGTCGCTGCTGGCAGTGCCAGCCCTGTCGGAGGCAAAGGCGGCCAAACCGGCAGCCCAGAAAGAAATGTACGAATTTCGGACCTACCAACTGCGCGGTGGCGGGGCCGTATCTGTTTTCGATAAATACCTCCGCGAAGCCCTGATACCGGCTCTGAACCGCCAGGGTGTTAAAACGGTAGGCGTATTTCGGGAGATGGGAAAAACCGAACCGCCCAAAGTGTACGTTCTGATTCCGCACACGTCGGCCGAGGCTTTTGGGGCATCGGGAGCGAAACTCGCGGCTGATACGGCCTATCAGCAGGCCAGCAACGAGTATCAGACCATGGCCCCCGACAAGTTTCCGGTGGTGCGGTACACCAGCTCGATCTTGAGTGCGTTTGATGCCTTACCGCAGCTGATTGTGCCCGGCAAAAGTGACCGCATTTTTGAACTCCGTACTTACGAGGGTTATTCGGAAGATGCCGTTCGGCGGAAGGTGAAAATGTTCAACGTGGACGAGTTGCCCATTTTTTACAACGTCAAGCTGAACCCGGTGTTTTTTGGCGAAATCGTAGCGGGCGAGCATATGCCCGCTCTTACGTACATGCTGGTGTTTAAAGATATGGCCGAACGCGACGCCAACTGGAAGCAGTTCAGCGCCAACGCCGACTGGAAGCGCGTTTCGCAAGACCCTCAGTACGCCAATACCGTTTCGAACATTATCCGGGTGTTTCTGGAGCCGGTTGCGTATTCGCAGATTTGAGTTTCGCAGCGATGTCATCTTGTTTGGAAAGATGACATCGCTATATCTTACTCCTCCACAAAATCGAGGTCTTTGGCAAAGGTCTCTTCGGTATAGGCCAGCGACCAGAACGCCAGCGCGTACACCAGCGCTCCCACCAGCCCGGCCGATACCAGCGCGCTCACTGAGAACTCGCGCTGTATACCCTGATACAGAATCGACATCGGAATCAGCAGCCCCCGTACAATACTCGGGGCCGAGGTGGTGGCCGTAGCCCGCAGGTTGGTGCCGTACTGTTCGGCTACCATGGTGAGGTACATGGCAATGTAACCCGTACAGAACCCGAGCAGTAGGCAAATACCATACAAGGTTTGGGCCGACTGAATGCCCGTGAACAGGTACACCCCACTCAGTATCAGGCTGCTGATGAGCAGGTAGATTACTGCTTTTCGGCGTGATTGTAGCCAGTGGCTAAACGGCCCCGAAAGCAGGTCGCCGGCGGCCAGCCCTAGGTAAATCATCATCACACACTGCCCCGGTTTTACGGGCTCGGCAATGCCTAAGGCTTCGCCAAATTCGTTGGCAAACGTCGCCAGAATCCCCACAATAAACCACGTGGGCAGTCCAATGGCTACACAACGGAGGTATTTGCGCGTACTGTCCCAATTGCGGAAGAGGTGGAGAAAATTGCCCCGGCTCAGGTGTTGGTTCTCTGTTTTCATGGTCACATACAACCCTGACTCCAGCACGCTTACCCGCAGCAACAGCAGGAGTAAGCCCATACCACCACCCACAAAAAAGGCCGTACGCCAGTCGAAGAGGGCCTGGGTCAGATACGCGACGCCCGCGCCCAGGTAGCCAATCCCCGCCACCAGCGACGAGCCGTATGACCGGATCTCTTTGGGCAGAATTTCGCTTACGAGCACCATAGCGGCCCCAATCTCGCCCGAAAGCCCCACGCCCGCAATGAACCGAAGCAGGGCGTATTGATCTACAGTTTGCACAAACCCGCAGGCTACGTTGGCGAGTGAGTAGGTCAGAATACTACCAAACAGCACCGACATACGACCGCGCCGGTCGCCCAACACGCCCCACAAAATGCCGCCCAGCAACAGTCCGGCCTGCTGGCAGTTCAGAATAAACGTGCCGTCGAGCTTAATCTGCTCTTTGGTGAGACCCATGGATTCGAGGCTGGGTACCCGCACAATGTTGAAAATGAGCATGTCGTACACATCGACAAAAAAGCCGAGGGCCGACACAATGACCGGCAGGGCCAACAACGGACGTAGCGAGGGTTTAGGACGAGTAGCGGTGAGCATACGGGAATAAGAAAGACGCCAATGCGCCGGGTAATTCGGCACTAATGATACGAAGATCCGGGCGAACTTCACCCAGAGGCCGGGTGGGTGTTGCGGGGCTAATACGCCAGCTCGACCAGCACCGGCAGATGGTCGGAGGCTATGCGTTCGGGGATGACCCGGTGCTCGATCACCCGAAACAAGTCTTTGGGCGTAAACGTCACGAAATCGATGGTTCGATTTGGGTTCTCAACTGGAATAGTGGGCGGGCACGACTGGCAGCTTGGTTCCACTACTTGCCTGAGTAATTGCAGGGTCTGGCTATCGGGCGAATCGTTGAAATCACCCGCCAGAATAACCGGATGTTTTTCCTGCCGCAGTACCTCCACAATGCGGGTAGCCTGCAAGCGCCGGTTGGTAGGCCCCCGTTGGGCGTCGAGGTGGGTGTTGGCCAGTGTCACGGTGCGTTTGCCGGGTAAGGTCACGGTAGCGAGCCCCAGCACGCGTGGCTCTCCCCGGGTAGCCGAGTCGAGCGGGAGCGGAATCCGGCGCGGGTTGGTCAGGTGATATTTCGACAGAATGGCTATGCCGTACTCACCCCCGTCGTAGTCTATTCCTTTGAAAAAGTACGCGTTCAGGCCCGTTTGGCGGCCCAGGTCTGCCGCCTGATCGAGCGTTTTGCCCGACCGGCCGGTCCGTACATCAACCTCCTGCACCATTACCACGTCGGGTTTTTGGGCGTTGATAACGGCGGCAATGGCAGCCACATCGATGACCCCGGCCCGGCTGGGTGGGTTGGCGTGGTGAATATTGTAGCAGAGCACCCGAAGCCGGTTGGTGCCTGCCGTGGGCGATACCGACCGGGCGCAGGCACCCGCCAGCAGGCTCAATAGCAAAATAAAAAGGCAACGCATGGGAGAATAGGAAGCGTGGTCAAAGATAGGTTTTGGGGCCCAAAACAAGGCGACTTGCCCGAAAAACGACGGGCTGGGCACAGTAAAAAGATTTCTGGATAAAAATTGTACTGACCTGAGTATAGTTTGCACTATTCGCCCTATTGGCAGTCAGATGGTCGGGGCGGTGTGCCCAGCCTCTTGTTTTCTCCTGTTTAACTACGCTGTGTATGATTCCGCCGGAAGCCCGAAATTCCCAGAATCAGTATGCTTTGCATGCAACCGAAGTCTGGCTCTGGCAGCAGTTTCGGGCCGGGAGCCGTGAGGCTTTCGAACAGCTCACCGGCTATTTTTACCGGGATCTCTACTTCTACGGGTACCGGTTTACGCAGGATACCGACCTGCTCAAAGACTGCCTCCAGGATCTGTTTGTCGACCTGTGGGTGTACCGGCGCAAGGTGGTCGATACCGAATACATCCGGCCCTACCTGTACAAGTCGCTTCGGCGGAAAATATTCCGGGAACTGAATCGGGGCGGAGCCCCCTTGACTGACGACGAGCTGCCATTTCTGGAGCTCGACGACGATCATCCCACGGCCGAGCAGCAACTGATTCAGACCGAACTGGCCTCGTACCAGACCTCCCGGCTGAACGCCCTGCTGAGTCGGTTGTCGGCCCGCCAACGCGAAGCTATTCACCTTAAATTTTACGGCGAACTCACCAACGATCAGATCGCCGATGTACTCAACGTCAACAAACAGTCGGTAGCTAATCTGCTGCACCGGGGGCTTACCCGCCTGCGCGAGGAGTGGCCTTCGTTGCTGCCTCTGCTTGGACTGTGTATAAACGCCCTCTTTTCACGCCAGTCATGAAGCCCTACGAAACCTATTCTGTCCATGATTTTCTGACGGACGACCTGTTTCTGACCTGGGTCAAACACGATGAGCCCGAGGCCCGGCAGTTCTGGCTCTCGTTTATGGAGCAACACCCGCACCGCCGGTCGGAGTTGCTGTTCGCCAAAGACATTGCCGAAACCCTGCACCGGCGGCCGCGCCCCCTGTCGGATGCGCAGGTGCAGCGCGAGGTGAGTCAGATTATGCGCCTGGCCGACCGGGCCGAGGCTACCGGACTGGGGCAACCCCTGTACCGGCGGGTGCTGCGGTACCCGGCCCTATTGGCAGCTTCGGTGCTTCTGGTTGGGCTGGGTGTCTGGAGTGGGTGGCAGTGGCAGCGGGCCCTGCATATTCTGGAAAACGACCCCATCGCGACCTCATCGCCCGGTAAAGGGCAGGCGGGGTGGGTGAGCCAAACCAATGGCACCTCGCAGCCCGTATCGCTCACTCTGCCCGACGGGAGCCGGGTACTGCTGCAACCGAATAGTCAGGCCCGATACCAGAAAGCATTTAGCCAAACGCACCGCGAAGTGTGGCTCACCGGCGACGCTATGTTTGCCGTTGTGTACGACCCCGCCCGGCCGTTTCTGGTGCGCAATGGGTCGTTGGTGACGCGTGTGTTGGGTACGCGCTTTCGGGTGCATGCGCCGGCCAACGGCCCCCGCGTCACGGTGAGCGTGCTGAGCGGCAAAGTGTCGGTTTACGATCAGCGCGACCTCACGAGTGCGCGTCGGCAGCAGAGTCGGCAGTTGCCCGGCGTGATTCTGACGGCCAATCAGCAGGTAGTGTACGACCCCGAACGGATCAGCTACCAGAAAGAACTCGTCCCGAAACCAACCCTGATTCGGCCCGACGTGCCGCCCGAAACCTTTGACTTTCAGGATACGCCCGTGTCGGTGGTGTTTGAGCGGCTCCAGAAAAATTACGGCGTCACCATTCAGTACGATGCCGCCCTGCTGCGCCCCTGTACGCTCACGGCCTCGCTGGCGGGCGTGCCCCTGCACGATCAGCTCGGGCTTATCTGTGCCTCTATTGGGGCTACGTATCAGATCGTCGATACGCAGATTGTCATCAGCGGTCGGGGCTGTTTGTAAATGTCTTCACTTCTTTTCACCAACCCAATGCGTCTATTTTTATCCCCGGAAACCCTGCGTTTTTGTATGAAGGTTTCGTTTCTGCACTTGTTGCTCACAGCCTTGCTGATGAATTCAGTGCTGGCCGCCCGGGCCCAGGAACTGCTCGAACAGCGCATCTCGATTCATCAGGAAAACAGCACCGTGCGTCAGGTGCTGAACTCGATTGAACAAACGGCGCGCATCAAGTTTGTGTACAGCCGTGAGGTGGTACGCACCGATCAGCGTGTGACCCTCGTTGCCACTGATGAGCGGCTGGGTACCGTGCTCGAACGCCTGCTCCGGCCCATGCGCGTGAGCTACGTGGTGACGGGCAATCAGGTGGCCCTGACCCGAACCGCCCCCTCGGGAAACGACGACGCGGGACCACGGAAAACATCGGAGCTGGCTCCCGCTGACGCCCTTGAAGAAACCATCACAGGCACCGTATCGGACGAGAACGGGCAGGGGCTGCCGGGCGTAAGCGTGGTGCTGAAAGGGACGACACGCGGCACTACCACCAACGCCGATGGCAAGTACCGCCTGAATGTACCCGACCGCTCGGCGGTGCTGGTGTTCTCGTTTGTGGGGTACGGGTCGCAAGAGGTGGCTACGGGTGGCCGCGCGGTGGTCAACGTGAGCCTGAAAGCCGACGAAAAATCGCTCAACGAGGTGGTGGTGGTAGGCTACGGGCAGGTGCGAAAAAGCGACCTCACCGGGGCCGTAGTGACGGTGCCCGTGGAGGAAATCAAAAAGGTAGCCGTTACCTCGCTCGATCAGGCGTTGCAGGGCCGGGCGGCTGGCGTGCAAATCACCCAAAACTCGGGGTCGCCGGGCGGTACCACTACCATCAGGATTCGGGGTGGTAACTCGATTCAGGGCGATAACGAGCCTTTGTACGTGATCGACGGGGTGCCGTTTAAAAACGATGGTGCCGGCAGTGGTTCCAGCTTCAACGTGCTCAGTACGCTTAACCCAAGCGACATTGAAACCATGACGGTGCTCAAAGATGCCTCTTCGACGGCTATCTACGGCTCGCGTGGGGCCAATGGTGTGGTTATTATCACCACCAAACGCGGTAAAGCGGGCCGGTCGGTGGTCAATTTTGAAAGCTACTACGGCGTGCAGGAGGTACGTAAATTTTACCCGGTACTCAATGCCCGCGAGTACGCTCAGTTTGTCAACGATGCCAATACCAACGAAGGTCGCGCCCCGGTGTACACCCCGGCCCAGGTCGATGCGTTTGGGCAGGGTACCGACTGGCAACGCGAAATTTTCCGGTCGGCACCCATTCAGAACTATCAGCTGTCGATGAGCGGGGGCGACGAGAAAACTCAGTACGTGCTGTCGGGTGGGTATTTCAAGCAGGACGGTATTGTGACCAACTCCGACTTCGACCGGTACTCACTCCGCCTGAACCTCGACCGGAAGCTGACGAACAAAATCAAGGTGGGCAATAGCCTCACTGTCAACCGGACCGTGACCAATCAGTCGCGGACGGACGGCGACCTCGGCAGCGCTGGTCTGGTCACGATTGCGGCCCTGCAATTCCCGCCAATTCTGCCAGTGTTCAACCCCGATGGGTCGTATCTGGTCACCAACCCGGCCCTGACTTTCACGGCCGATAACCCGGCCGCCCTGGCTCGCGAAAGCAAAAACCGCAACACGGCGTACCGTACGTTTGGTAACGTGTTTGCTGATTATCAGATAATTGATGGGCTGAACCTGCGGGTGTTGCTGGGCGTAGATGCCATCCTGCAAAAACAGGATTCGTACCTGCCCCGGAGTGTATCGAGCGGCCTGGCGCAGGGCGGAGCGGCTTCT
It includes:
- a CDS encoding TonB-dependent receptor, encoding MKVSFLHLLLTALLMNSVLAARAQELLEQRISIHQENSTVRQVLNSIEQTARIKFVYSREVVRTDQRVTLVATDERLGTVLERLLRPMRVSYVVTGNQVALTRTAPSGNDDAGPRKTSELAPADALEETITGTVSDENGQGLPGVSVVLKGTTRGTTTNADGKYRLNVPDRSAVLVFSFVGYGSQEVATGGRAVVNVSLKADEKSLNEVVVVGYGQVRKSDLTGAVVTVPVEEIKKVAVTSLDQALQGRAAGVQITQNSGSPGGTTTIRIRGGNSIQGDNEPLYVIDGVPFKNDGAGSGSSFNVLSTLNPSDIETMTVLKDASSTAIYGSRGANGVVIITTKRGKAGRSVVNFESYYGVQEVRKFYPVLNAREYAQFVNDANTNEGRAPVYTPAQVDAFGQGTDWQREIFRSAPIQNYQLSMSGGDEKTQYVLSGGYFKQDGIVTNSDFDRYSLRLNLDRKLTNKIKVGNSLTVNRTVTNQSRTDGDLGSAGLVTIAALQFPPILPVFNPDGSYLVTNPALTFTADNPAALARESKNRNTAYRTFGNVFADYQIIDGLNLRVLLGVDAILQKQDSYLPRSVSSGLAQGGAASIFNGQSVTWLNENLLTYTRTFRSVHNVNALVGYTQQANRTENSSAAARNFVNDNLNSGNLGSGSVPLVPSSGIGAWGLQSYLARINYGYRDKYLLTASFRADGSSRFGANKRYGYFPSAALAWRVSEENFLKNVPVLTDLKLRATYGMTGNQDGIGNFPAYSLLGTQNYVLGGVVATGIGPAQIANPDLSWESTTQADLGIDVGLLNNRITFTADVYLKRTRDLLLNVTIPSTSGYTSAIKNLGRVENRGVEFSLSSRNIDKAFKWNTDLNLAANRNRVLDIGGAPQLFAGQVANIAQNVNSGIIRVGEPLGSFFGYVTDGLYQTTDELAALADPQARRPGDRKYADLNGDKRIDDLDRTIIGRAQPKLLGGLNNTFSYKGFELTVFMQGVYGNQILNANRFELEYLNGTNNQNRDMLNRWTPTNTNTDIPRASTTRPANRISTRQIEDGSYLRLKNVQLAYNFPSAVLTKLRIQGLRAYVAAQNYATWTRYSGYDPEVNRFGQDSRSQGFDYGSYPAAKTILFGLNVGF
- a CDS encoding FecR family protein, with product MKPYETYSVHDFLTDDLFLTWVKHDEPEARQFWLSFMEQHPHRRSELLFAKDIAETLHRRPRPLSDAQVQREVSQIMRLADRAEATGLGQPLYRRVLRYPALLAASVLLVGLGVWSGWQWQRALHILENDPIATSSPGKGQAGWVSQTNGTSQPVSLTLPDGSRVLLQPNSQARYQKAFSQTHREVWLTGDAMFAVVYDPARPFLVRNGSLVTRVLGTRFRVHAPANGPRVTVSVLSGKVSVYDQRDLTSARRQQSRQLPGVILTANQQVVYDPERISYQKELVPKPTLIRPDVPPETFDFQDTPVSVVFERLQKNYGVTIQYDAALLRPCTLTASLAGVPLHDQLGLICASIGATYQIVDTQIVISGRGCL
- a CDS encoding RNA polymerase sigma factor, whose protein sequence is MIPPEARNSQNQYALHATEVWLWQQFRAGSREAFEQLTGYFYRDLYFYGYRFTQDTDLLKDCLQDLFVDLWVYRRKVVDTEYIRPYLYKSLRRKIFRELNRGGAPLTDDELPFLELDDDHPTAEQQLIQTELASYQTSRLNALLSRLSARQREAIHLKFYGELTNDQIADVLNVNKQSVANLLHRGLTRLREEWPSLLPLLGLCINALFSRQS
- a CDS encoding endonuclease/exonuclease/phosphatase family protein — translated: MRCLFILLLSLLAGACARSVSPTAGTNRLRVLCYNIHHANPPSRAGVIDVAAIAAVINAQKPDVVMVQEVDVRTGRSGKTLDQAADLGRQTGLNAYFFKGIDYDGGEYGIAILSKYHLTNPRRIPLPLDSATRGEPRVLGLATVTLPGKRTVTLANTHLDAQRGPTNRRLQATRIVEVLRQEKHPVILAGDFNDSPDSQTLQLLRQVVEPSCQSCPPTIPVENPNRTIDFVTFTPKDLFRVIEHRVIPERIASDHLPVLVELAY
- a CDS encoding MFS transporter, with product MLTATRPKPSLRPLLALPVIVSALGFFVDVYDMLIFNIVRVPSLESMGLTKEQIKLDGTFILNCQQAGLLLGGILWGVLGDRRGRMSVLFGSILTYSLANVACGFVQTVDQYALLRFIAGVGLSGEIGAAMVLVSEILPKEIRSYGSSLVAGIGYLGAGVAYLTQALFDWRTAFFVGGGMGLLLLLLRVSVLESGLYVTMKTENQHLSRGNFLHLFRNWDSTRKYLRCVAIGLPTWFIVGILATFANEFGEALGIAEPVKPGQCVMMIYLGLAAGDLLSGPFSHWLQSRRKAVIYLLISSLILSGVYLFTGIQSAQTLYGICLLLGFCTGYIAMYLTMVAEQYGTNLRATATTSAPSIVRGLLIPMSILYQGIQREFSVSALVSAGLVGALVYALAFWSLAYTEETFAKDLDFVEE